The sequence below is a genomic window from Desertifilum tharense IPPAS B-1220.
GTGAAGTTGCAAACGGCAAACAAGCTTCTACGAATTCTAAGGAGAGTGGATCTAAGAGCGCAAAGTCTAAAACCTGTCCGAGAAGGTGCAGGAGTAAATCAGAATTCACTTCTATTTTAGGTAAGGAGCGCAATTGCTCTAAAATCCCTAACGTTTCCAGATCCTCGCCTGAATAGTTTTCTAATTTAATCGCCAGTTGTACCAACAACAGCAAGTTATTAAAATTGTCAGGGATTAGTTCTCGGATATGTTGGCGAATTGCCCAAGCTACAGCATAGTTTTCTTGATAAGCTTGGCGTTCCGCCTCTTGATGCAAGACTTGCACAAGTTGCAGGGTATGTGCTTCTATTTCTTCTGGCGCACTTTCTGCGATCGCCATAAACCAAGTTGCCTGTGCTTCGGCTTCTTGTCCTTGCAATACCAAGAGTAAGCCTAGATGCCAGTAATGAGCAAGATGATCTGGCTCTTTTGCGATCGCCTGTTCGTAAAGACTCGCCGCTTGAGTATAATCTCCTTTATCCCAATACTGCTGGGCTTGTTCTTGCCATTGAGGAACTGAAGAACTTGGCAAATTAGGGTTCATAGGTAAAGCGATCAACTCTTTTTGTCTTAAGTATGTCGAAAAAAATAGGGGATGTCAGTGACTCCCCCCATTTTTTGAAAAGACTTAGATTGTAACGATTTTTCAATCTCAGAAATCGTTAGACTTCTATTTAATGGCTCTCCAAGGCTTAGCTTGAAAATCAGGAACTTTTACTTCAGTAGCACTAGGTGTACCAGCGCAGATGATATTGGTGGCTGAGTTAGGTCTGGCAGGTAGTGCGGTAGAGAAACCTGTTGGGTTGTTAATATCAGCTATGTTGGGGCTGAATTTGCCAACGAACTCGCTTTCACACATCACTGCTAGCGAGGTTACTTCAGATACCGTTGCACTACCGACTTGACCTAGCCAAGTAATCCCTAGATAAGACCGAAGTGGTACTTGCAGAGAACCTGCCCGGTTAGATACCGCAGTAGCGTCTGCTTGGGTATGAAGACCATAGGCATAGTTTTCGGTTTGAGTCGCAATTCCAAGTCCAAGAGTGGATACATCTGAAGTAAAGCTACCTCTTTCCA
It includes:
- a CDS encoding type IV pilin-like G/H family protein → MKSDFQAKFLQHLLDKQEEQGFTLIELLVVIIIIGILSAIALPSFLNQANKAKQSEAKTYVGSMNRAQQAALMERGSFTSDVSTLGLGIATQTENYAYGLHTQADATAVSNRAGSLQVPLRSYLGITWLGQVGSATVSEVTSLAVMCESEFVGKFSPNIADINNPTGFSTALPARPNSATNIICAGTPSATEVKVPDFQAKPWRAIK